The genomic window GTTCGGTGGCACCAGCTCGAGGGCAATGGTGTTGAGCGTCACGAGATCCTCTTCCTGGCTGATTGACTTCCCCGACCGCCGATCCCTCGACAGCATAGGGGCGGTGCGGGAAGGCGATCGAAGCCACTGGGGGCAGCTACGGCCGAATACACTGTCGGACCAGAACCTGCCCGACAGGGCAAAGTCGAAAGGGGCCGCGCTGAGCCTGAGAGCTTCGGAAGCATCGGCGACCGTCGAGTTGGCCGGCGCCATCACCGAGCAACTACGACGCTATTTGGGCGACCGGCGTAGCGCTGGTGCCCATATCGCGGTTCCGCAGGGCAGCGACTACGGCGCCTTCACCGCCTGGTTGGAAGACTTCGTCGTGGACGGGGGCAAGCGGCTGCGACCGGTGTTCGCCTACTGGGGCTGGCAGGCCGTGTCGCCGCACGATCCGGACGCCGACGTGCTGCTGTTGTTCGGCGCACTGGAATTGCTGCATGCGTCCGCGCTGATCCACGACGACGTGATCGACGCCTCGGCGACCCGGCGCGGCAGGCCAACCGCGCACATGCATTTCGCCGATTTGCACCGCGAACGGTCCTGGCATGGCCCGGCCGACCAGTTCGGCACCTCAGCGGCGATCCTGCTCGGGGACGTGGCGCAGGCCTGGGCCGACGACATCATCTCCGAGGTCTCCGCCGCCCGCCTGCCCGCCGACGCGCAGCGGCGCGTGCGGCGCGTGTGGTCCGACATCCGCACCGAGGTGCTCGCCGGGCAGTATCTCGACATCGTCGTCGAGGCCAGCGCCGCGGACTCGATCGCGTCGGCAATGACCGTCGCCACCTACAAGACCGCCTGCTATACGGTGATGCGCCCGCTGCAGCTAGGCGTGGCCGCCGCCGCGGACCGACCCGACGTGGCCGGCGCGTTCGGCCAATTCGGCACCGACCTCGGGGTGGCCTTCCAGCTGCGCGACGACATCCTGGGCGTGTTCGGCGACCCGGAGGTGACCGGCAAACCGTCTGGAGACGACCTGCGCTCCGGCAAGCGCACCGTGCTGCTGGCCGAAGCCATCGAATTGGCCGACCAGGCAGACCCACCGGCCGCCCACCTGTTGCGCACCTCGATCGGCTCGGAACTGACCGACGCACAGGTGCGCACACTGCGCGACGTGATCGTCGGAGTGGGCGCGCTGTCGGCGGCCGAAGACCGCATCACCGCGTTGACCCAGCGCGCGCTGGACACGCTGGCGTCCGCGCCGATCAACCCCGCCGCCAAGACCGGCCTGCGCGCACTGGCCCGGATGGCCACGGACCGGTCGGCGTGACCCGATGACCGCCGCGACGCCCACGCCGCAAGCCCAGCCGGCAACCAAAGACTCGATAAGACAACGGCTTTCACACCTGCGGGCGTTCGCCACCACCCCGGCAGCCGGCCCGGCCCGACTCGGGTTCCTCGGCGCGGTCCTGATCACCGTGGGCGCATTGGGCGCCGGCAGCACCCGCCAGCACGACCCGCTGCTGGAGTCGCTGCACATGTCGTGGCTGCGCTTCGGCCACGGGCTGGTGCTGTCCTCCATCCTGCTGTGGGTGGGTGTGGGGCTCATGCTGATCGCGTGGCTGCGGCTGGGCCGACACGTGGTCGGCGGCGGCGTCAGCGAGTTCACCATGCGGGCCACCACCGTGATCTGGTTGGCGCCGTTGCTGCTGTCGGTGCCGGTGTTCAGCCGCGACACCTACTCCTACCTGGCCCAGGGCGCGCTGCTGCGAGACGGCATGGATCCCTATGCCGTCGGTCCGGTGGCAAACCCGAACCCGTTGCTGGACAACGTGAGTCCGATCTGGACCATCACCACCGCGCCCTACGGTCCGGCCTTCATCCTGGTCGCCAAGCTGGTCACCATGCTGGTGGGCAACCACGTCATCGCCGGAACCATGCTGTTGCGGTTGTGCATGCTGCCGGGCCTGGCGCTGCTGGTCTGGGCGACCCCGCGGCTGGCCCACCAGGTCGGCGCCGACGGCGCCAAGGCGCTGTGGATCTGTGTGCTCAACCCGCTGGTGCTCATCCACCTGATGGGCGGGGTGCACAACGAGATGCTGATGGTCGGACTGATGGCCGCCGGCATCGCACTGACGCTGCAACGCCGTCACGTCGCCGGCATCGCCCTGCTCACCGTGGGCATCGCGGTCAAAGCGACCGCGGGCCTGGCGCTGCCGTTCCTGTTCTGGGTGTGGATGCGCCATCTGCGCGAGGACCGGGGATACCGCCCGGTTGCGGCGCTGTTGGCGGCCGTCGCCGCGTCGCTGGGCATTGTCGCGGTGCTGTTCGGGGCGTTGTCCCTGGTCGCCGGCGTGGGACTGGGTTGGCTGTCCGCGCTGGCCGGTTCGGTGAAGATCATCAATTGGCTGACCGTGCCGACCGCGGCCGCGAACCTGATCCACGCGTTGAGCAGCGCCTTCGTCCCGGTCAACTTCTACGGCATCCTGCGGGTGAACCGGCTGATCGGAATCGCGATCATCGTGCTGGCACTGCCGTTGCTGTGGTGGCGGTTTCGCCGCGACGACCGGGCCGTGCTGACCGGGATTTTCGGCGCGATGCTGGTGGTGGTGTTGTTCGTGCCCGCCGCGCTGCCGTGGTACTACTCCTGGCCGCTGGCCGTGCTGGCGCCGCTGGCGCAGTCCCGCCCGGCCATGGCGCTGATCGCCGGGTTCTCCACCTGGATCATGGTGATCTTCAAGCCCGACGGCGCCCACGGCATGTATTCCTGGCTGCATGTCGCGCTGGCGACGGCGTTCGCCGTGGTGGCGTGGTATTCGCTGTACCGGGCGCCCGAGCCGGCGGCTAGTACGCCATAGCCTGGGCGCGACGCAGGACCTCCCGGGCTTGGTGCGCGTGCAGCGCGTCGACCGGACGCGCGTTGTTCAGCGCATCGCGCGAGCCGTCGCGGGTGACGGTCAGCGACGGGTCCGGCGTGAACAGCCACCGCACGATCTCCGTCTCGTGATAACCGCCGTCGTGCAGGATCGTCAGCAGACCGGGCAGGCTCTTGACCACCTGGCCGGTGTTGGTGAAGAACACCTGCGGCACCACCACGCCACCGTCGCGTCGCACCGCCACCAGATGGCCTTCCCGTATCTGCTGATGCACCTTGCTCACCGGTACGCGGAGCAACTCCGCGACCCGGTGCAGGTCATAGGTGGGTTCGTCGGGGTCTAGTACGTCGTCGCCGGCCGGAATGCTGCCCACTGCGCCAGTGTAAGACCTGGTGGGCAGCCGGGTATGCACGTTGCGCACACGAGGTCCGATCCGTATCCCCGGCCGCCACCTACGATGGCCCCGTGGCCGGACCTGGCGCGGGAGACCCGTTGCACAACGCGTTGCTCGATGGCCGCTACCTGGTTCAAGCGCCCATTGCCAGCGGCGGCACGTCCACGGTGTACCGCGGGCTCGACACCCGACTGGACCGGCCGGTCGCGCTGAAGGTGATGGACTCCCGGTACGCCGGCGACCCGCAATTCATGACCCGCTTCCAGCTCGAGGCCCGCACCGTGGCGCGGCTGAAAAGCCCTGGGCTGGTTGCGGTCTACGACCAGGGCCTCGATGCCCGCCACCCGTTCCTGGTGATGGAGCTGATCGAAGGCGGCACCCTGCGCGAGTTGCTGACCGAACGGGGGCCGATGCCCCCGCACGCGGTCGCGGCGGTGCTGCGCCCGGTGTTGGGTGGGCTGGCCGCCGCGCACCGGGCCGGGCTGGTGCACCGCGACGTCAAACCGGAGAACGTGTTGATCTCCGACGACGGCGAGGTCAAGATCGCCGACTTCGGGTTGGTCCGTGCCGTGGCGGCCGCGAAAATCACGTCCACCAGTGTGATTCTGGGTACGGCCGCCTACCTGTCGCCTGAACAGGTGCGCGATGGGAACGCCGGCCCGCGCAGCGATGTCTACTCCGCCGGCATCCTCACCTACGAGCTGCTCACCGGACGCACCCCGTTCACCGGTGACACGGCGTTGTCGATCGCCTACCAGCGGCTGGACACCGACGTGCCGGCGCCCAGCAGCGTGATCGACGGAGTACCAACGCAATTCGACGAATTCGTGGCGTGCGCGACGGCGCGCGACCCCGCCGA from Mycobacterium kubicae includes these protein-coding regions:
- the idsA2 gene encoding bifunctional (2E,6E)-farnesyl/geranyl diphosphate synthase, which encodes MAGAITEQLRRYLGDRRSAGAHIAVPQGSDYGAFTAWLEDFVVDGGKRLRPVFAYWGWQAVSPHDPDADVLLLFGALELLHASALIHDDVIDASATRRGRPTAHMHFADLHRERSWHGPADQFGTSAAILLGDVAQAWADDIISEVSAARLPADAQRRVRRVWSDIRTEVLAGQYLDIVVEASAADSIASAMTVATYKTACYTVMRPLQLGVAAAADRPDVAGAFGQFGTDLGVAFQLRDDILGVFGDPEVTGKPSGDDLRSGKRTVLLAEAIELADQADPPAAHLLRTSIGSELTDAQVRTLRDVIVGVGALSAAEDRITALTQRALDTLASAPINPAAKTGLRALARMATDRSA
- a CDS encoding alpha-(1->6)-mannopyranosyltransferase A, translating into MTAATPTPQAQPATKDSIRQRLSHLRAFATTPAAGPARLGFLGAVLITVGALGAGSTRQHDPLLESLHMSWLRFGHGLVLSSILLWVGVGLMLIAWLRLGRHVVGGGVSEFTMRATTVIWLAPLLLSVPVFSRDTYSYLAQGALLRDGMDPYAVGPVANPNPLLDNVSPIWTITTAPYGPAFILVAKLVTMLVGNHVIAGTMLLRLCMLPGLALLVWATPRLAHQVGADGAKALWICVLNPLVLIHLMGGVHNEMLMVGLMAAGIALTLQRRHVAGIALLTVGIAVKATAGLALPFLFWVWMRHLREDRGYRPVAALLAAVAASLGIVAVLFGALSLVAGVGLGWLSALAGSVKIINWLTVPTAAANLIHALSSAFVPVNFYGILRVNRLIGIAIIVLALPLLWWRFRRDDRAVLTGIFGAMLVVVLFVPAALPWYYSWPLAVLAPLAQSRPAMALIAGFSTWIMVIFKPDGAHGMYSWLHVALATAFAVVAWYSLYRAPEPAASTP
- a CDS encoding Rv2175c family DNA-binding protein, with the protein product MGSIPAGDDVLDPDEPTYDLHRVAELLRVPVSKVHQQIREGHLVAVRRDGGVVVPQVFFTNTGQVVKSLPGLLTILHDGGYHETEIVRWLFTPDPSLTVTRDGSRDALNNARPVDALHAHQAREVLRRAQAMAY
- a CDS encoding protein kinase domain-containing protein, whose protein sequence is MAGPGAGDPLHNALLDGRYLVQAPIASGGTSTVYRGLDTRLDRPVALKVMDSRYAGDPQFMTRFQLEARTVARLKSPGLVAVYDQGLDARHPFLVMELIEGGTLRELLTERGPMPPHAVAAVLRPVLGGLAAAHRAGLVHRDVKPENVLISDDGEVKIADFGLVRAVAAAKITSTSVILGTAAYLSPEQVRDGNAGPRSDVYSAGILTYELLTGRTPFTGDTALSIAYQRLDTDVPAPSSVIDGVPTQFDEFVACATARDPAERYADAIEMAADLEAVAEELRLPDFRVPAPRNSAQHRSAALQRSRVSQPVRQPTRELPRDPAEWPQPVAAQPDPELDEYENEYEYQSPTGEFAGIPIDEFIWARQHARRMVLLWVAVILAITGLAATAGWTLGSNLSGLL